The Psychrobacter sp. LV10R520-6 genome includes a region encoding these proteins:
- a CDS encoding inorganic diphosphatase yields MADFNKILDAGDVDGGIINVVIEIPTGSSHKIEWNRELAVFELDRIDPQIFAKPCNYGFIPQTLDEDGDELDALILTEQPLTTGIFLKAKVIGVMKFVDDGEVDDKIVVVPADDRNNGNAYNSLEDLPKQIIEQLHFHFSHYKDLKKKGTTVVESWGDVAEAKEVIKESIQRWKDL; encoded by the coding sequence ATGGCAGATTTTAATAAAATTTTAGATGCAGGCGACGTAGATGGCGGTATTATCAACGTAGTTATTGAAATCCCGACCGGTAGCAGTCATAAAATTGAATGGAATCGCGAGCTGGCTGTGTTCGAGCTTGATCGTATTGACCCACAGATTTTTGCTAAGCCATGCAACTATGGTTTCATTCCGCAAACGCTTGACGAAGACGGTGATGAGCTTGATGCTTTGATCCTTACTGAGCAGCCATTAACCACGGGTATTTTCTTAAAAGCCAAAGTTATCGGTGTCATGAAGTTTGTTGATGATGGCGAAGTTGATGATAAAATTGTGGTCGTGCCAGCCGATGATCGTAACAACGGTAACGCTTACAACAGCTTAGAAGATTTACCAAAGCAAATTATTGAACAACTACATTTTCACTTTAGCCACTATAAAGACTTAAAGAAAAAAGGCACTACTGTGGTCGAATCATGGGGTGATGTAGCTGAGGCCAAAGAAGTCATCAAAGAGTCTATCCAACGCTGGAAAGACCTGTAA
- a CDS encoding lipoyl protein ligase domain-containing protein — MANTERKVNDHFINDSLISKSLIAADYNPTHHAMLQRTLERIALKKQQGLRTPDELWIVDHNDVYTLGQAGKEEHILQHTDTPIIKTDRGGQVTWHGHGQLVIYWLFDLHSLGWSVRNLVTHAEQAIEDVVNDCLNNQSSGALDSSANTSANFSANTDTNISAHARRDAPGVYLYNSSYADMSNIDSKIDSGDKPETPAAAADNNSAIMLGKIASLGFKIKHGFSYHGIALNVDCDLSAFNAINPCGYAGMQMLRLADFTAMKDAMDKKNKKGAEQLSYEQVTQKLIDNVAQRHAGLIELRPIASK, encoded by the coding sequence ATAGCAAACACAGAGCGAAAAGTTAATGATCACTTTATTAATGACAGCCTTATTAGTAAATCGCTGATAGCTGCTGATTATAATCCCACCCATCATGCCATGCTACAGCGTACCTTAGAACGTATCGCCTTAAAAAAACAGCAAGGCTTGCGGACTCCCGATGAGCTATGGATAGTCGACCATAATGACGTCTACACCTTAGGGCAAGCAGGCAAAGAAGAACATATCTTACAACATACTGACACCCCTATTATCAAGACCGATCGGGGTGGGCAAGTGACATGGCACGGACACGGGCAACTGGTAATTTATTGGCTGTTTGACTTACACAGTTTGGGTTGGAGTGTACGCAATCTAGTTACACATGCGGAGCAAGCTATCGAGGATGTGGTCAATGACTGCCTAAATAATCAATCATCAGGTGCACTAGACTCATCTGCTAATACCAGTGCTAATTTCAGTGCTAATACTGATACAAATATAAGCGCCCATGCACGCCGTGATGCGCCAGGCGTATATTTATACAATAGCTCGTATGCTGATATGTCCAATATTGATAGCAAGATTGATAGTGGTGATAAACCTGAAACACCAGCTGCTGCTGCTGATAATAACAGTGCCATTATGCTAGGTAAAATTGCCTCGCTAGGCTTTAAGATTAAGCATGGCTTTAGCTATCACGGTATCGCGCTGAACGTAGATTGTGATTTATCCGCATTTAACGCCATCAACCCGTGCGGCTATGCCGGTATGCAGATGCTACGACTCGCTGACTTTACCGCCATGAAGGATGCAATGGATAAAAAAAATAAAAAAGGGGCCGAGCAACTAAGCTATGAGCAAGTCACCCAAAAGTTGATTGACAATGTTGCTCAGCGTCATGCTGGGCTAATCGAATTGCGTCCAATAGCGTCAAAATAG
- a CDS encoding coniferyl aldehyde dehydrogenase, with amino-acid sequence MTANNEINSTQSSSNQSSDNQTTSDADHSLSTITTTEQLKAQFSRLQALSRTQPIVDWATRETQLDNLEMMLSDNQKDIAQAISADFGYRSESETQFAELFPSFAGISHAKKNGKKWMRTRRVGTSALYMPAHNEIQPQPLGVIGIMVPWNYPLYLAIGPMIDALTAGNRIMIKMSEAAPQFAEAFAEAVAHYFSPDMVSVVLGEVDIAEAFSKLPFDHLLYTGSTEVGKKIMAAAAPNLTPVTLELGGKSPVIVLDDANLEAAVNRVMMGKTLNAGQTCVAPDYVLIQRQHHQRFISLAKEWMQEHYPNIGDNPDYSHIINNQQFKRVQGYLDSLPAEGVHPLTDVESNVETRLMPPLIVTEPDPTSKLMQNEIFAPIVPLMHYETLDEAIDFINARPRPLALYVFGKNDHDIDQVRTRTVSGGVAINEVLLHLLQHDLPFGGVGDSGFGTYHGQAGFERLSHMKPVFVQAKINGMNLLLPPYGALFKKGMALMLK; translated from the coding sequence ATGACAGCCAATAACGAAATTAATAGTACTCAAAGCAGCAGCAACCAAAGCAGCGACAATCAAACCACGAGCGATGCTGACCATTCGCTTAGTACCATTACCACTACCGAGCAGCTAAAGGCTCAGTTTTCGCGCTTGCAAGCGCTGAGCCGTACCCAGCCTATAGTTGATTGGGCGACTCGAGAGACTCAATTAGACAATCTAGAAATGATGCTCAGTGACAATCAAAAAGATATCGCTCAAGCCATCAGCGCGGACTTCGGCTATCGTAGCGAGTCAGAAACCCAGTTTGCAGAACTATTCCCAAGCTTTGCCGGTATCAGTCACGCTAAAAAGAACGGTAAAAAATGGATGAGAACTCGGCGTGTAGGCACCTCAGCACTTTATATGCCTGCTCATAACGAAATTCAGCCGCAGCCACTAGGCGTGATAGGTATTATGGTGCCATGGAACTATCCGCTATATCTAGCGATAGGACCGATGATTGATGCGCTAACGGCGGGCAATCGAATTATGATTAAGATGAGCGAGGCTGCGCCCCAATTTGCAGAAGCCTTTGCAGAAGCGGTTGCGCATTACTTTTCACCGGATATGGTGAGTGTGGTGCTGGGTGAAGTCGATATCGCCGAAGCTTTTAGCAAACTGCCCTTTGACCATTTGCTCTATACCGGCTCTACTGAAGTGGGCAAAAAAATCATGGCTGCTGCCGCCCCCAACTTAACGCCAGTTACGCTTGAGCTTGGCGGTAAGTCGCCAGTGATTGTACTGGATGATGCCAACCTTGAAGCTGCGGTCAATCGGGTGATGATGGGTAAAACGCTTAATGCTGGTCAAACCTGTGTCGCGCCTGATTATGTCCTAATTCAGCGCCAGCATCATCAGCGTTTTATTAGCTTAGCAAAAGAGTGGATGCAAGAACACTATCCTAATATTGGCGATAACCCAGACTATAGCCATATCATTAACAACCAACAATTTAAGCGAGTACAAGGCTATCTCGACAGCCTACCAGCTGAGGGCGTACACCCGCTAACCGATGTTGAGTCTAACGTTGAGACACGTTTGATGCCGCCGCTTATCGTGACGGAACCTGACCCAACCAGTAAGCTGATGCAAAATGAGATTTTTGCACCAATTGTACCCTTGATGCATTATGAGACTCTGGATGAGGCCATTGACTTTATTAATGCGCGTCCACGGCCATTGGCGCTATATGTTTTTGGTAAAAATGATCATGACATTGACCAAGTACGTACGCGTACAGTATCAGGCGGTGTCGCTATCAATGAAGTGCTCCTGCATTTGTTACAGCATGACCTACCGTTTGGCGGTGTTGGTGATTCCGGCTTTGGCACCTATCACGGTCAAGCAGGTTTTGAGCGCTTAAGTCACATGAAGCCTGTTTTTGTACAAGCCAAAATTAACGGTATGAATTTGCTCTTGCCGCCTTATGGTGCACTATTTAAAAAAGGCATGGCGCTAATGTTAAAATAA
- a CDS encoding glycine betaine ABC transporter substrate-binding protein — protein MRQWIALSLLLISSLLLSLTTSAASTTTSACENPIKFGALTWESGQFTTGVLKYIAESGYGCTVEEVPGAGPALETALSQNDIQIIGEQWVGRSPIMEQAIKDNKVVVIGDTLKGGATQGWYVPKYVMDENPGLRRYQDLPKYAELFKDPEDPNKSRFMNCPSGWACEIFNTRLLKNTGLDNTFNNVHPGTGAALDAEIASAFEQRKPLLFYYWQPTGLIAKYDFAPIEFPTYDEACWQDLLLVNGTSDCISGAPVSPLKIAVSTPFLKANPELSEVFKKVQFTAKELNGAILEMTESKRSGDEQALNFLRDNPNVWQDWLSEDAATALAAKLGISLTADGAGNTSINSPLNTVTPSDNILGLSSNFPSWSLETPLNESLASVVKNYGDVFRSISTVALKYLLLPIERFLTFVPPWPIIALVTVLAWFGVRKIWFALACGAGLFLIGAFGLWGALIETLALLMVSVLVTVVIGIPIGIAMSGSRLLRKVITPILDVMQTMPGFVYLIPVLMLFGIGKVPALFATVIYALPPLIRLTTLGITQVNHEMIEAGRSFGSTHWQLLIWIKLPQALPSIMAGINQAVMMSLSMVVLASMIGAPGLGEDVLQSIQTLNIGQGLQAGTAIVIVAIIIDRITQAFGQGKRARQKTIKAGRRQIG, from the coding sequence ATGCGCCAATGGATTGCATTAAGCTTACTGTTGATAAGCTCGTTGTTGTTGTCCCTAACCACATCGGCGGCCTCGACCACAACATCGGCTTGCGAGAATCCAATTAAGTTTGGCGCGCTAACATGGGAGAGTGGGCAGTTTACAACTGGTGTGCTCAAGTATATCGCTGAGAGCGGTTATGGCTGTACTGTTGAAGAGGTTCCGGGAGCTGGGCCGGCGTTAGAGACTGCCTTATCGCAAAATGATATTCAAATCATTGGCGAGCAGTGGGTAGGGCGTTCGCCTATCATGGAGCAAGCCATCAAGGACAATAAAGTGGTGGTGATTGGTGATACGCTTAAAGGCGGTGCCACTCAAGGCTGGTACGTTCCTAAGTATGTAATGGATGAAAACCCAGGTCTACGCCGCTATCAAGACTTGCCAAAATATGCTGAGCTGTTTAAGGATCCTGAAGACCCAAACAAATCTCGTTTTATGAACTGTCCATCAGGCTGGGCGTGTGAGATTTTCAATACGCGCTTGCTCAAGAATACTGGTTTGGACAATACCTTTAATAATGTCCATCCCGGAACCGGTGCTGCCCTTGATGCTGAGATTGCATCAGCTTTTGAGCAGCGTAAACCCTTATTATTCTATTATTGGCAGCCGACAGGCTTGATTGCCAAATATGATTTTGCACCCATAGAATTCCCCACTTATGACGAGGCTTGCTGGCAAGACTTACTGCTGGTTAACGGTACCTCAGATTGTATATCTGGCGCTCCAGTATCACCGCTCAAAATTGCAGTATCGACGCCATTTCTTAAGGCCAATCCTGAGCTATCTGAGGTATTCAAAAAAGTACAATTCACTGCTAAGGAGCTGAATGGCGCTATTCTTGAGATGACTGAGAGTAAGCGCAGTGGCGATGAGCAAGCGCTTAATTTTTTGCGTGATAATCCGAATGTCTGGCAAGACTGGTTATCTGAAGACGCGGCAACCGCTCTTGCTGCCAAACTGGGTATCAGCCTGACAGCAGATGGGGCGGGTAATACCAGCATCAATTCACCGCTTAATACGGTCACACCGTCTGACAATATCTTAGGTCTGTCATCAAACTTTCCCTCGTGGTCGCTTGAAACCCCTCTTAATGAGTCATTGGCCAGTGTAGTAAAAAATTATGGTGATGTTTTTCGCAGTATTAGTACCGTCGCCTTGAAGTATTTGCTGCTGCCCATTGAACGGTTTTTAACCTTTGTTCCACCGTGGCCAATCATTGCCTTAGTAACCGTGTTAGCTTGGTTTGGGGTGCGTAAGATATGGTTTGCACTGGCTTGTGGTGCCGGACTGTTTTTGATTGGCGCATTTGGACTATGGGGCGCATTGATTGAAACTCTAGCGCTATTGATGGTATCGGTCTTAGTGACCGTGGTCATTGGTATTCCCATTGGTATTGCCATGTCGGGCAGCAGATTGCTACGCAAAGTTATTACACCGATACTCGATGTGATGCAGACTATGCCGGGCTTTGTATACTTGATACCGGTGCTGATGCTATTCGGCATTGGTAAAGTGCCGGCGCTGTTTGCCACTGTTATTTATGCCCTGCCGCCACTCATTCGTTTGACGACATTAGGTATTACCCAAGTGAATCATGAGATGATTGAGGCCGGACGCTCATTCGGCAGTACTCATTGGCAATTGCTGATTTGGATTAAGCTACCGCAAGCGCTACCAAGTATTATGGCGGGTATTAATCAAGCGGTAATGATGTCGCTGTCGATGGTGGTCTTAGCCTCTATGATCGGTGCACCAGGTCTTGGTGAGGATGTTCTACAATCTATTCAAACCCTAAATATCGGTCAAGGCTTACAAGCAGGTACCGCTATCGTCATTGTAGCGATTATTATTGACCGTATTACCCAAGCTTTCGGACAAGGTAAACGCGCACGCCAAAAAACCATTAAGGCAGGTAGGAGACAGATTGGTTAA
- a CDS encoding ATP-binding cassette domain-containing protein, which yields MNHIQLENISKIYNANATQAQSALALLAEGMDSIAVKEKTGYSVGLYDINLAIRAGELHCIMGLSGSGKSTLIRHINRLIDPTSGKIWVDTGVNLNSNSNNISQPALSTSTAAVNNIEKMATENASSSSAINILELDDKALQGYRQQTASMVFQHFGLVPHMTVIQNVAYGLRVRKMSTAERHEIARHWLNEVGLPNLENSYPDELSGGMQQRVGLARALATDTPILLMDEAFSALDPLIRAQLQDQLLELQARLNKTIVFITHDIDEAVKVGQRISILNGGRLVQTGTLSDLRHNPTDDYVAEFISAKT from the coding sequence ATGAATCATATCCAGCTAGAGAATATCAGTAAAATTTACAATGCCAATGCGACCCAAGCACAGTCCGCGCTAGCATTATTGGCCGAAGGTATGGACAGCATTGCGGTCAAAGAAAAAACAGGTTACTCGGTAGGGCTTTATGATATTAATTTAGCGATTAGAGCTGGCGAGCTACATTGTATTATGGGGCTGTCAGGTTCGGGGAAGTCGACCCTAATAAGACATATTAATCGTTTAATTGATCCCACTAGTGGCAAAATATGGGTCGATACTGGTGTTAATTTAAACAGCAATTCAAATAACATCTCGCAACCTGCTTTATCAACCTCAACAGCGGCCGTTAACAATATAGAAAAAATGGCAACGGAGAACGCTTCCTCATCGTCAGCTATCAATATATTAGAGCTCGATGATAAGGCGTTACAAGGGTATCGCCAGCAAACAGCCAGTATGGTGTTTCAACATTTTGGTTTAGTACCGCATATGACGGTCATACAAAACGTTGCTTACGGTCTGCGCGTACGTAAAATGAGTACTGCCGAGCGCCATGAAATCGCACGGCATTGGTTGAATGAAGTCGGTCTGCCTAACTTAGAGAACAGCTATCCTGATGAATTATCAGGTGGTATGCAACAGCGCGTGGGATTAGCAAGAGCGTTAGCAACTGACACGCCTATTTTGCTCATGGATGAAGCGTTTTCTGCCCTTGATCCGCTAATTCGCGCCCAATTACAAGATCAGCTGCTTGAGCTACAAGCGCGTCTTAATAAGACCATTGTGTTTATCACTCATGATATTGATGAAGCAGTCAAAGTTGGCCAGCGTATAAGCATCTTAAATGGCGGACGTTTGGTGCAAACCGGTACCCTAAGCGATTTACGTCATAATCCGACAGATGATTACGTAGCGGAGTTTATAAGTGCTAAGACATAA
- the pncB gene encoding nicotinate phosphoribosyltransferase produces the protein MTVTHAPIITSLLDNDLYKFTMLQAMLHQFPQTHGVYRFRCRNNKDATYPLADIKDALEQQLDSLCELRFLPDELDYLRGLRFMRSDFVDYLELFKFKRRFITVSTDVQGRLSIDIEGPMIQAMFFEVFVLAIVNELYFKAFPDPSVIEEGQRRLDEKVALLHSYSQQQKAEQQATQKHKTNAPPFIVADFGTRRRFSKVWQAHVVATLHNAEPNIVSGTSNVLLAKTLGMTPIGTMAHEFMQAFQALDVRLRDSQKAALEAWVHEYRGDLGIALTDVVGMDAFLRDFDLYFAKLFDGLRHDSGDPYIWGDKAIAHYQKLKIDPKTKILTFSDGLDLNKAWDLHQYFKDRIKTSFGIGTNLTNDMGLTPLNIVLKLVECNGQPVAKLSDSPGKTMINNDTYLAYLRQVFDVDEPKPESE, from the coding sequence ATGACCGTTACCCATGCACCTATTATTACCTCATTACTTGATAACGATTTGTATAAATTTACTATGCTACAAGCCATGCTGCATCAGTTTCCGCAGACTCATGGTGTGTATCGTTTTCGCTGTCGCAATAACAAGGATGCTACTTACCCGCTTGCCGATATTAAGGACGCTTTAGAGCAGCAATTAGACAGCTTATGTGAACTGCGTTTTTTGCCAGATGAGCTAGATTACTTGCGTGGCTTGCGTTTTATGCGCTCAGATTTTGTTGATTATCTGGAATTATTCAAATTTAAGCGTCGCTTTATTACGGTCAGTACTGATGTTCAAGGTCGCTTGTCTATTGACATCGAAGGCCCGATGATTCAAGCGATGTTTTTTGAAGTGTTTGTATTGGCTATCGTCAATGAGTTGTATTTTAAAGCTTTCCCAGACCCCAGTGTTATTGAAGAAGGGCAGCGACGACTGGATGAGAAGGTGGCATTGTTGCATAGCTATTCTCAGCAACAAAAGGCCGAGCAGCAGGCGACTCAGAAGCACAAGACCAATGCACCGCCCTTTATTGTCGCTGATTTTGGTACGCGACGCCGTTTTAGTAAGGTCTGGCAGGCGCATGTAGTGGCTACGTTACATAATGCTGAGCCCAATATTGTTAGTGGGACCTCCAACGTTCTGCTTGCCAAAACGCTAGGAATGACCCCGATAGGAACCATGGCACATGAGTTTATGCAGGCTTTTCAGGCATTAGATGTGCGTTTACGCGACTCCCAAAAAGCGGCCCTTGAAGCTTGGGTGCATGAATATCGAGGTGATTTAGGTATTGCCTTGACTGACGTAGTGGGAATGGATGCGTTCTTACGTGATTTTGATTTGTATTTTGCCAAGCTGTTCGATGGTTTGCGTCATGATAGCGGCGACCCTTATATTTGGGGTGATAAAGCCATTGCCCATTATCAAAAATTAAAAATAGACCCGAAGACTAAGATATTAACCTTTAGTGACGGTTTAGACTTGAATAAAGCCTGGGATTTGCATCAATACTTTAAAGACCGTATCAAGACCAGCTTTGGTATTGGTACCAATCTGACCAATGATATGGGCTTGACTCCGCTTAATATCGTTCTTAAATTGGTCGAGTGCAATGGCCAGCCAGTTGCTAAGCTATCTGATAGCCCGGGCAAAACCATGATTAATAACGATACCTATTTGGCTTATTTGCGCCAAGTATTTGACGTTGATGAACCTAAACCTGAATCTGAATAA
- the xseB gene encoding exodeoxyribonuclease VII small subunit — MSTASTRKRKKAAPKTFKAAYDILKTNAAELQQQDEPDIDNLMTTVEESITAYRVCETRINAVQRALDAAFAEEDSTIIEDSNAS; from the coding sequence ATGAGCACTGCCTCTACTCGTAAACGCAAAAAAGCTGCCCCAAAAACCTTTAAGGCAGCCTACGACATTCTAAAAACCAATGCCGCCGAATTACAGCAACAAGACGAACCTGATATCGACAACTTGATGACTACCGTTGAAGAATCAATCACCGCTTATCGAGTCTGCGAAACTCGTATCAATGCGGTTCAACGTGCCTTAGATGCTGCCTTTGCCGAAGAAGATAGCACCATTATCGAAGACAGCAACGCTAGTTAA
- the xseA gene encoding exodeoxyribonuclease VII large subunit, with the protein MRKPNLAQINAKQAKTLAPAKDLTTLEAELAEREGSLEENLEDTVLRLSDYLAAVGMVIKQTFDHRVWVKAEIRNLSSKGGHYYFELAEKDDDGKVVASCRGNLWRFKAARVLAKFERATGMALSRDLTVLLKVSAGFHAQYGFSLTIEDIDPSYTLGDLARQYAEMVDRLTGEGLINLNQQLPAPFDIEHVIVIAPEKAAGLGDFQADADRLATAGACQFHYHNATFQGNHAPAEIRQAIVSAQQQFYATYQRLPDLLVIIRGGGAVGDLAYLNDYELAALVAEQPVPVWVGIGHERDKVILDEVAHSSFDTPSKVIAAIGAHLAQLVTQVLHYQAQIKQSAQRQLTLVEPQTARQLSQIQSQTIGRLTAMRKDSDFAWRSIQQSAQRQVKQAARLTTEWQSQTKTAAYQQLASAHVECDSYQKTTMQNAQQQVIHAQRNSEHLRDIVLLHRPTHVLKQGYTMLTDEKGRKILTSSDQLHPEQTIHIILKDGKATARVLDVKSTDIESADIVDSK; encoded by the coding sequence ATGCGTAAACCCAATCTGGCACAGATCAATGCTAAACAAGCCAAGACATTAGCCCCTGCCAAAGACTTAACGACCCTCGAAGCCGAGCTTGCTGAGCGAGAAGGCAGTCTCGAAGAAAACCTTGAAGATACCGTTTTGCGGCTCAGTGATTACTTGGCGGCGGTTGGGATGGTCATCAAACAGACCTTTGATCACCGCGTTTGGGTCAAAGCTGAGATTCGTAACTTGTCTAGCAAAGGCGGACATTATTACTTTGAATTGGCTGAAAAGGACGATGATGGTAAAGTGGTCGCTAGCTGCCGAGGCAATCTCTGGCGCTTTAAAGCCGCCCGAGTATTGGCAAAGTTTGAGCGCGCAACGGGTATGGCACTCAGTCGTGATTTGACCGTTCTGCTCAAAGTATCCGCAGGCTTTCATGCGCAATATGGCTTTTCGTTAACGATCGAAGATATAGACCCCAGTTATACCTTAGGCGATTTGGCGCGGCAATATGCCGAGATGGTAGATCGTTTGACTGGCGAAGGGTTGATAAACCTGAATCAGCAACTGCCAGCCCCATTTGATATCGAACACGTTATCGTCATCGCCCCTGAAAAGGCCGCAGGATTGGGCGACTTTCAAGCCGATGCGGATAGATTGGCGACAGCGGGTGCCTGTCAATTTCATTACCATAACGCTACCTTTCAGGGTAATCACGCGCCAGCCGAAATACGCCAAGCGATTGTCAGCGCCCAGCAACAGTTCTACGCCACTTATCAGCGTCTGCCAGATTTACTGGTTATTATTCGCGGCGGCGGTGCAGTGGGTGATCTTGCCTATCTGAATGATTATGAGCTGGCAGCCTTAGTCGCCGAGCAGCCTGTCCCCGTGTGGGTAGGTATTGGTCATGAGCGTGATAAGGTTATTTTAGATGAGGTAGCGCACAGTAGCTTTGATACACCCTCGAAAGTAATTGCTGCGATTGGTGCCCATTTAGCGCAGCTGGTTACTCAAGTGCTCCATTATCAAGCGCAAATCAAACAGTCAGCCCAGCGTCAACTGACTCTGGTTGAGCCGCAAACGGCGCGGCAACTAAGTCAAATACAATCGCAAACTATTGGTCGGCTGACGGCCATGCGAAAAGACAGTGATTTTGCTTGGCGTAGTATTCAACAAAGTGCGCAGCGGCAGGTCAAGCAAGCAGCAAGACTGACCACTGAATGGCAATCGCAAACGAAAACAGCGGCTTACCAGCAATTGGCAAGCGCGCATGTTGAGTGTGACAGCTATCAAAAAACCACCATGCAGAACGCCCAACAGCAGGTCATTCATGCGCAGCGTAATAGTGAGCACCTACGTGATATCGTGCTATTACATCGGCCAACGCACGTGCTCAAGCAAGGCTATACTATGCTTACTGATGAGAAAGGTAGAAAGATACTGACAAGTAGCGACCAGCTCCACCCTGAGCAGACCATTCATATTATCTTAAAAGATGGTAAAGCAACGGCGCGGGTTTTGGATGTTAAGAGTACTGATATTGAAAGCGCTGATATAGTCGATTCAAAATAA
- a CDS encoding alpha/beta hydrolase, with the protein MPLIPAPAGVLEIDALWQQDNPNDSNTDTVALLCHPNPLFEGTMNNKVVTTMYRFARDHGMHVVRFNFRGVGQSTGEHDYAEGEVLDAMTVLQWIAGQTNARKLWLGGFSFGGYVTARVAEQVLLSPHVWGLSDFEIAKVALISPSIEKNSSENLSLPIEKTFEIYGDADEVIDPANMQAFAERLGLDISVVDGAGHFFHGRLSELKRLLEQHSFGNVD; encoded by the coding sequence ATGCCATTAATTCCTGCTCCTGCTGGCGTGTTAGAGATCGATGCGCTGTGGCAACAAGACAACCCAAACGATTCTAATACTGATACGGTGGCGCTACTTTGCCATCCTAATCCGCTGTTTGAGGGGACGATGAATAATAAAGTAGTTACTACCATGTACCGATTTGCGCGCGATCATGGTATGCATGTGGTTCGTTTTAACTTTCGCGGTGTGGGGCAGTCAACCGGTGAACATGATTATGCTGAAGGGGAAGTGTTGGACGCCATGACCGTGCTACAATGGATTGCTGGGCAAACCAATGCGCGTAAGTTATGGCTGGGTGGGTTTTCTTTTGGCGGTTATGTGACCGCACGTGTCGCTGAACAAGTGCTGTTATCGCCACATGTGTGGGGTTTGAGCGATTTTGAGATTGCCAAAGTTGCCCTTATCTCACCATCGATAGAGAAGAATAGTAGCGAGAATTTAAGCTTGCCCATTGAAAAGACTTTTGAGATTTATGGTGACGCTGATGAGGTAATCGATCCGGCTAATATGCAAGCCTTTGCGGAACGTTTGGGCCTTGATATTAGTGTGGTTGATGGCGCTGGGCACTTTTTCCATGGTCGATTATCTGAGCTTAAGCGCTTATTAGAACAGCATAGCTTTGGTAACGTAGATTAG
- the zapE gene encoding cell division protein ZapE, whose translation MRLSPLQRYEQAISTDDFTRDEQQYQAMSYLDDLYQELNDTAEQKKGFFSFLKSKPAAPKGLYMWGGVGRGKTWMMDMFYDSLTIDRKMRQHFHHFMQRVHHELNEIQGESDPLEKVADIIYEEAVIICFDEFFVSNVSDAMILGDLFTMLFDRGITLVATSNIVPSGLYKDGLHRDRFMPAIAEVERHTTVMNIDSGIDYRLRVLQQAELYKSPMTKSNHHWLANRFASLSNNLKISNEPITINGREVKINARTETILFCDFRHLCMQPRSAADFIEIASQFSTVLVNAVPALNDDLRDPTRRFIYMVDEFYDRRVKLLIRAEQSILDLYQGEKLTFEIERTRSRLLEMQSEDYLKMKHHLDDAA comes from the coding sequence ATGAGATTATCTCCACTGCAGCGCTATGAGCAAGCCATCAGCACTGATGACTTTACCCGAGATGAACAGCAGTATCAGGCCATGAGCTACCTAGATGATTTATATCAGGAGCTCAACGATACTGCGGAACAGAAAAAAGGGTTTTTTAGCTTCCTAAAATCCAAACCTGCGGCACCAAAAGGTTTGTATATGTGGGGAGGCGTTGGGCGTGGTAAGACATGGATGATGGACATGTTTTATGACTCATTAACCATCGATCGCAAAATGCGCCAACATTTTCATCATTTTATGCAGCGTGTACATCATGAACTAAATGAGATACAAGGCGAGAGCGATCCGCTGGAAAAAGTTGCCGACATTATTTACGAAGAAGCGGTCATTATCTGCTTTGATGAGTTTTTTGTCTCTAATGTGTCCGACGCCATGATTTTGGGTGATTTGTTTACCATGCTGTTCGACCGTGGTATTACCTTGGTGGCTACCTCAAATATTGTGCCATCGGGACTATACAAAGATGGCCTACATCGCGACCGTTTTATGCCCGCTATTGCTGAAGTTGAGCGTCATACTACCGTGATGAATATTGATTCTGGTATTGACTACCGTCTGCGAGTTTTGCAGCAAGCCGAGCTATATAAGTCGCCTATGACCAAAAGCAACCATCACTGGCTGGCCAACCGCTTTGCTAGTCTCTCGAATAACTTAAAGATTAGCAATGAACCCATTACCATTAATGGCCGTGAAGTTAAAATCAACGCTCGCACTGAAACTATATTGTTTTGTGACTTCCGCCATTTATGTATGCAGCCGCGTTCAGCCGCTGACTTTATTGAAATTGCCAGTCAATTTAGCACGGTACTGGTCAATGCAGTTCCCGCACTAAATGATGATCTTCGCGATCCGACTCGCCGTTTTATCTATATGGTTGATGAATTTTATGATCGCCGCGTAAAGTTATTGATTCGGGCAGAGCAGTCTATTCTTGATTTATATCAAGGCGAAAAGCTAACGTTTGAAATAGAGCGTACCCGTTCGCGGCTACTCGAGATGCAGTCAGAAGACTACCTAAAAATGAAACATCACCTTGATGACGCGGCTTAA